One Diospyros lotus cultivar Yz01 chromosome 1, ASM1463336v1, whole genome shotgun sequence genomic window carries:
- the LOC127796290 gene encoding cytochrome c-type biogenesis protein CcmE homolog, mitochondrial, which produces MACALSSRFAARLLRRHFHSHHHHPPIFSLSSNFPPSISSAILQSEPSITASDLPLGFRFFSIARRQPVRSNRVDIGARARQLQQRRLWTYALTFSCIAGFVVIVLNNFQDQLVFYVTPTDALAKYNANPTKNKFRLGGLVLEGSVAHPANSTEMEFVITDLITDILVRYQGSLPDLFREGHSVVVEGFVKPIPEEIKREVPPKNVSGKARSGECYFAATEVLAKHDEKYMPQEVAAAIEKNKRKIEAGGHEEEIAKS; this is translated from the coding sequence ATGGCCTGCGCACTAAGCTCCCGATTCGCTGCTCGTCTTCTCCGCCGCCACTTCCACTCTCACCACCACCATCCTCCAATCTTCTCCCTCTCCTCCAACTTCCCACCCTCGATCTCCTCCGCCATCCTCCAATCTGAGCCGTCCATCACCGCCTCCGACCTCCCTTTGGGCTTCCGCTTCTTCTCGATCGCCCGGCGGCAACCTGTCCGCTCGAACCGGGTGGACATCGGCGCCCGAGCGCGGCAGCTCCAGCAGCGCCGGCTCTGGACTTACGCCCTGACCTTTAGCTGCATCGCGGGTTTCGTCGTGATCGTGCTCAACAATTTCCAGGACCAATTGGTCTTCTATGTGACCCCAACCGATGCTCTCGCCAAATACAACGCAAACCCTACCAAGAACAAGTTCCGGCTCGGTGGTCTGGTGCTCGAAGGCAGTGTCGCCCACCCGGCCAACTCCACCGAGATGGAGTTCGTCATCACCGACCTAATCACCGACATCTTGGTCCGATACCAGGGCTCCTTGCCCGACTTGTTCCGTGAAGGCCATTCGGTGGTGGTGGAAGGCTTTGTTAAGCCTATTCCGGAGGAGATCAAGAGAGAGGTGCCTCCTAAGAACGTTTCGGGCAAGGCGAGGAGCGGCGAGTGTTATTTTGCGGCCACGGAGGTGCTGGCGAAGCATGATGAAAAGTATATGCCACAGGAGGTCGCGGCCGCGATTGAGAAGAATAAGAGGAAGATTGAGGCTGGAGGGCATGAGGAGGAGATTGCTAAGAGCTAG